The Myxococcales bacterium region TCGCCCAAGGCCGGCAATTAGCATGCAAAGTGTCGGTCTTGCCCCTGCGGGCGCTGCCGATGCTTGCATCTATTCGTATGCGTGTATAAATGCGCCGTGTGCAGGACGTCACCGCGACCCGCTGGGATCTGTACCGCGTCCTCGCGGAGCCCGTGCGCCTGCGGCTCCTCGCCCTGACCGCCGCGGAGGAGCTCACCATCGGCGAGCTCGCGGAGATCCTCGGCGAGAGCCAGCCGAACGTGTCACGGCACGTGGCGCCGCTCCGCGCCGCCGGCCTCGTCGCGCTCCGGACGCAGGGGACACGTTCGCTGGTGAAGCTCCGTGACGAAGTGCGGCGCGATCCCGTGGTCGCGGACGCGCTCGGCAGCGGCCACGGCCTCTGCTCCGCCGATGGGAGCTTGGCCCGCGTGCTCGACGTGGTGCGCGCTCGCGACGCCGCGTCGCGCGAGTACTTCGAGAGCCCACGCGGCTCCAAGACGGACGCGGGGCCCGCGAGCGAGCTCGGCGCCTACCTCGCCGCGCTCTCGATGCTCCTGCCGCGCCGCCGCTTCGCCATCGACGCCGGGACCGGCGACGGTGGCCTCCTCGACGTGCTCGCGCCTTCCTTCGACGAGGTCGTCGCCCTCGATCGTTCGGAGGCGCAACTCGCGCGCGCGCGCGAGCGAATCACGCGCCGCGGCTTCGGCAACGTCGCCCTGGCGCTCGGCGAGGTGGGTGCCCCTGACGTGGAGCGCATGGCTGCGGAGCGCGGTGGCGCCGACGTCGTCTTCGCCGTCCGATTGCTCCACCATGCGCCGCGACCGCCGGAGCTGCTCGCGTCGCTCTTGCGACTGCTGGCGCCGGGCGGTGCCGCTGTTGTGGTCGACTACGCGCCCCACGAGGACGAGGCCATGCGCGCCCATGCGGACGTGTGGCTCGGCTTCGAACCGACGGACCTTCGCGCCATGGCCGAGGGCGCCGGCTTCGCCGAAGCTCGCGTCGCGCCCATTTTCGGCGCGCTCGTTGGCGCGGCTGGGCCCGACGCGCATCTGCCATGGCAGGTCCTTGTCGCGAAGAAGAGATCCGCGGGTTCGCCCGCCGAGACATGACACGAACAACGGTGCTCGGACCCTCACGTCGCGAGCTTTGAGAAACAGGAGAAGGACGATGAACTACAAGGTCAAAGACATCTCGCTCGCCGATTGGGGCCGCAAAGAGATCACCATCGCCGAGACCGAGATGCCGGGCCTCATGGCGCTCCGCGCGGAGTTCGGCAAGCAGAAGCCGCTCAAGGGCTCGCGCATCGCCGGCTGCTTGCACATGACCGTGCAGACGGCTGTCCTCATCGAGACGCTGATCGAGCTCGGCGCGGAAGTCACCTGGACGACGTGCAACATCTTCTCGACGCAGGATCACGCGGCCGCGGCCATCGCCGCCGCCGGCATCCCCGTCTTCGCCTGGAAGGGCGAGACCGAGGAGGAATACAACGAGTGCATCGAGATGCAGCTCAAGGCGTTCAAGGGCGGCAAGGGCCCGAACATGATCCTCGACGACGGCGGTGACCTCACGATCATCTGCCACGAGAAGCACCCCGAGCTCTTCACCGGCAACGATCCGATCCGCGGCCTGTCCGAGGAGACGACCACGGGCGTGCACCGCCTCTACGAGATGCACAAGAAGGGCACCCTCAAGGTCCCCGCCATCAACGTCAACGACTCGGTCACCAAGTCGAAGTTCGACAACCTCTACGGCTGTCGCGAGTCGCTTGCCGACGGTATCAAGCGCGCCACCGGCGTCATGTTCGCCGGCAAGGTCGCTTGCGTCGCCGGCTACGGCGACGTCGGCAAGGGCTGCGCGCACTCGCTCCGCAGCTACGGCGCCCGCGTCATCGTCACGGAGATCGACCCCATCAACGCCCTCCAGGCGGCGATGGAAGGTTTCCAGGTGGCGACGATGGAGAAGGCGGCCCCGCAAGCCGACATCTTCGTGACGGCGACGGGCTGCATGAACGTCGTTCGCCCCGAGCACCTCAAGGCCATGAAGGATCAGGCCATCATGTGCAACATCGGCCACTTCGACTGCGAGATCGACGTCGCGTGGCTCGAGAAGAACCCCGAGATCAAGGAAGTGAACATCAAGCCGCAGGTCGACCAGTTCGTCTTCCCCGACGGCAAGAAGATCACGCTCCTCGCCCGCGGTCGCCTCGTGAACCTCGGCTGCGCCAACGGCCACCCGTCGTTCGTCATGTCGACGTCGTTCTCGAACCAGGTCCTCGCGCAAATCGCGCTCTGGACCGAGACGAAGAACTACCCCCTCGGCGTGCACGTGCTCCCGAAGAAGCTCGACGAGAAGGTCGCCGCGCTCCACCTCGGCAAGCTCGGCGTGGAGCTGACGCAGCTCTCGAAGGACCAGGCCGAATACCTCAACGTCCCGCAAGACGGCCCCTTCAAGCCCGAGCACTACCGCTACTGATCGCCGACCGCCTCGCGCGGATCGATTCGAGGGCCGCGGCGTTCAGTGCGCCGCGGCCCTTGTCTTTGTCGCGGTCAGCCGTCGGGCGTGAGGATCGGGCGTGGGGTGTGCCGCGACACGGTCGTTCCGTCGCCGAGTTGCCCGACGTCGTTAGCGCCCCAGCAGTGCACAGCGCCATCGGCCAGCCGCGCGCAGGCGAAGTTCTGGCCTGCCGTCACGCCGACCGCGCTTTCGACGCCGGCGACGAGATTCGCGGCGCTCGGCGCCGTCCCCGGCGGGAGGCCGCGTTGACCAGCATCGTTCACCCCGAAACACGCGACCTTCCCTGACGTGAGTGTCGCGCACGTGAAGTCGCGGCCCGCGGCGACGTTGCGAACCGGGTCGGGCAGCGTGACTTCTTGTGGCGGTGCCGGCGAGGCGCCACCTCCGGCCTGACCCGCCGTGTTCCTTCCCCAGCAGCGGAGCGTGTTCGCATCGTCGACCACACAGCCATGGTGCTCTCCGGCACTTACGCCGACGAGGGGGCGGGCGAAGGACTTCTCGCTAGGATCGCCCGCCTTTGCGATGGGGCCCGCCAGCTGGCCTTCGTTGTTCGAGCCGACACATCGCAGCGCGCCCGGAGCGGTCAGGATGCAGGTGAAGTCTGCGCCGGTCGTCAGCGCCTTGCCGGCGCCGAGGTTCGTTGCCGTTGCAAAGGCGTAGCTGTCGAGCAGGGGAAGTCCCATCTCGTAGTAGTTGTTGAGGCCCCAGCAAAGCGTCGCGACCCCCGCGAGGGCGCAGAGGTGGTGCGCGCCGCCGGCGACCGCCGTCGCTCCTTCGAGCGCCGTCGAGGCTTGCGTGAGGGCAGGGCCCGGGCGCTGCGACGCAAAGTTGAAACCGGGCCCCCGTGCCAACTGGCCGTACGAGGCGAGGCCCCAGCACACGACCTTGCCCGAGGCGGTCGCCGCGCAAGCGGCGCCCCAGCTGACGCCGACGCTGCGGGCCGCTTCGCCGACGTTGATGCGCTTTGGGGTGGCCGCGTAGGGCTTCCCGGCGTCGTCTCGCGGCAGAAATTCGGGGTCCGGAAGGATGGCCCCGTCGCCCCAGCAGAACACGTCTCCCGAGCGCGTGACGGCGCACGCACCGTAGTTGGCGGCGACCGCTAGCGTTTCGGCGGGGCCGCCGCCCTCCGGATTCCCGTCAACGATGCTCGCTTCAAGAGCCGCGCCGGCCTCGACGAGCGCGACCGGCGCGCTTGCGCCATCCTTGAGATAGTCGAGGCCGTTCAGCAGCGTACAGGCCGAAGGTCCCGCCGCGAGCAGGAGCGTGAGGAGGAGCGGCGCTCGCCAACGCATGCGTGGCGAGATCCTACCAGAGGGGCGAGCGGTGGTCGGTGGCTCAGGGCCGAAGCCCCTGGACCCTGGTAGGCTCCGAGGCGGTGACCGATCCGACGAACCAGAAGACGCAGTCCTTTGCCTGGTCGGCGGGCCCCGTTGGCGCACGCCTCACGATCCTCTGGGAGGGGGGCACGGCGGTCCGCGAGATCGCCGAAGGGACATCGTTCGTCATCGGCCGAGCCATTGAGTGCGATCTGCACGTGCTCCACCCGTCGCTCTCACGCAAGCATGTTGCCGTGCATGTCGGGGCTGCGTTGACCGTTGAAGACCTTGGCAGCAGCAACGGTACACGGGTCGCGGGGCGCCCGATCCCGCCGCACGTTCGCGTGGGCGTGGAGCACGGCGCGGTGATCGAGGCGGGCGCCGTCGTCATCGTGATGCAGCGCCACGGCGGCGCCTCGTCACCCGAGACGTCCGGTGCTTCCAAGACACCAGGCCTCGACACCGAGCGGCTCACGCAACTCGTCGCGAACAGCGAACTGTCTACGTTGCTCGTTGGCGAAACGGGGGTGGGCAAGGAGTTGATGGCGGAGCGCATCCACCGGGGCTCGCGCCGCGCCTCCGGGCCCTTCATGCGGCTCAACTGCGCCGCGCTCACCGAGACACTTCTCGAGAGCGAGCTGTTCGGTCATGAGCGGGGCTCGTTCACCGGCGCCGTGGCGAGCAAGATGGGCCTCTTCGAGGCCGCCGCCGGCGGCACCGTGTTCCTCGACGAGGTCGGCGAGATGCCGCTCTCCACGCAGGCGAAACTGCTCCGCGTCCTTGAGAACCGCGAAGTGCTCCGCGTGGGCGGCCTCGAGCCCCGCCCCATCGACGTGCGATTTGTTGCGGCGACGAACCGCGAGCTCCCGCGACTCGTCGAGGAAGGGGCGTTCCGTCGCGACCTGTACTTCCGTTTGAACGGCATCACCCTGACGATTCCGCCGCTTCGCGAACGCCCCGACGCGATCATGCCTCTGGCGCGCGAGTTTGTCGCGCGCGCCACGCCTAAGGGCATGAGCGCGCCCCGCTTCACGCCCGCCGCGGAGGCCGCGCTCCAGGCCCACACCTGGCCTGGCAACATCCGCGAGCTCAAGAACACCGTCGAGCGCGCCGTCGTGCTCTCGCAAGGGGAGACCATCGGCCGCGAGCACCTGCTGGTGGAGGCGCCCTACCGACCCATGGCGCCACCGGGCCCGGCGTCCCCATCCGTTCCGGCGGCGCCCGACCGCGGCGACGCGTTGCGCACAGAAGTCGCTGACTTCGAGCGGGCAAAGATCGTCGCGGCGTTGGAGCAAGCGGGAGGCCACCAAGGGCGGGCCGCTGACATCCTTGGCATCTCGCGTCGAACGTTGGTCTCGCGTCTCTCGGCGTACGGTCTCACGAAGCGCCGCGGTCCTTGAGCTGGCGCCTCAGCGCGCTGCTTCCGCCGTTGCCTGTGAGGAACAAGACGGCCGCCGTCGCCGTTGCAACGACTCCCACCGCGAGGCCAATGTCCGCGATGAGGTAGCTCTGTTCGACCGGTCGAAGCTGCTGATCGCTGCAGCGGGGCCCGCAAGACGCTGCTCTCGCGTTTTCTTGCGACTTGCCGACGAGGGCGAACGTCGTGAAGACCCCGAGCCCGAGGACCGCGAAGCCCGAGGCGACGAGCGGCGGCACCAAGCTAGCTCGACGCGCCGTTGGCGGCTCGGAAGAGCGATCCATCGCCGCTGACTGCGCGGCCCTTGCTGGAGAAGGAATGACCACGTCGAGCCGCGCATTTCGTTCGCCGTCGCGGGAGGACGATGCGCTTCTCGAGCGCCGGCGCGAAGCTGGCGGTGATCCGGATGACATGCTCTCCGGGGTCGACCGGCACCGAGGTGATGGCGATCGTGGCGGCGGCCGCGTCGCCGTCGATGGTCACCGTCGCGTCGCGTAGCGTCTGACCGTTTTCATCCTTGGCGACCACGAGCAAGGTCGGCGTGCGGGCTTCAAGGTCGAGGAGCCAGGGAGAGCACTCGCGTCGCAAAACCGCAGGACAACTGTCCGCGACACAGGTCAAGAACTGCTGTCGCGCCTTGAGCCACTTGCCTTCATGGCGCAGGAGCTGCCCTGACGCGTGCGCTTCGACGCATGCTTCCTTGGTCGGCGGGTCGGTGTCGGCAGCAGCGACCTGCGTGAGGGCGAGGCATGCGAGTGTCGCGGGCACGGCCAGGGCGCGGCGAGTCACAGGCATTCCGGTTTGTATCGGCGAACGCCCGTCTGCGGGTCAATGCTGAACGGCACGCTGCAGCCCGGCTTGACGCGTTTTTGCCGGGGCGCAATCCCCGAGGGGGCACGTGCGGCGCTCGTCGCGGCCATCACCGCGGCCGCGTCCCCCAACACGGCGGCGTCGAGCCGAACTGGGCTTGCCGCGTCGACGGACGACGACGCGACGGTGAGCGCAAGCGCGGACGGTGGCTGCGCCTCGAGCGTCGCGGCTTCGGCCGGCACGGTCTCAGGGCGCGCGAGCATGCGCGTGGCAGCGAACGCCCCGGCGCCTGACGTGGCCACCAGGGCAGCGATGACCCATCGTCGCGGCCTTGGCGATGGAGTTGACCCGCTCGGGGCGGAGACGAGCTCGGCCCGCGCCGCGCTTGCGCCGGGAGCGGCGGCGGGCGTCACCGCGGTGGCGGCGTCGGACAGGCGAAGGATCTCGCTCGTGCGAAGTGCTGCGCCGCCGATGACCTCGGCGTCTGCGGCCCCGTCGTCCTTGAGCGGGATGCCTTCGAGCTCGGCGATGCGCGCCGCCTGCGCGTTCAAACGCTCCCCGGCCAGGGTCTTGACCCAATTGGCGACGGCGAGCGGTGACGCGGGTGGAATCGCGGCTTCGAGGGCGTCGGCCATGGCGAGCGCCGAGGCGAAGCGTTCGCCGGGAGACCTGGCCATGGCCCGAGCGACCAGCGCGTCGAGCGTCGGCGGCAACGTCCGGAGCGTCGAGGGGGCCGCCACCTCGCCCGTGAG contains the following coding sequences:
- a CDS encoding metalloregulator ArsR/SmtB family transcription factor, coding for MQDVTATRWDLYRVLAEPVRLRLLALTAAEELTIGELAEILGESQPNVSRHVAPLRAAGLVALRTQGTRSLVKLRDEVRRDPVVADALGSGHGLCSADGSLARVLDVVRARDAASREYFESPRGSKTDAGPASELGAYLAALSMLLPRRRFAIDAGTGDGGLLDVLAPSFDEVVALDRSEAQLARARERITRRGFGNVALALGEVGAPDVERMAAERGGADVVFAVRLLHHAPRPPELLASLLRLLAPGGAAVVVDYAPHEDEAMRAHADVWLGFEPTDLRAMAEGAGFAEARVAPIFGALVGAAGPDAHLPWQVLVAKKRSAGSPAET
- a CDS encoding adenosylhomocysteinase, whose amino-acid sequence is MNYKVKDISLADWGRKEITIAETEMPGLMALRAEFGKQKPLKGSRIAGCLHMTVQTAVLIETLIELGAEVTWTTCNIFSTQDHAAAAIAAAGIPVFAWKGETEEEYNECIEMQLKAFKGGKGPNMILDDGGDLTIICHEKHPELFTGNDPIRGLSEETTTGVHRLYEMHKKGTLKVPAINVNDSVTKSKFDNLYGCRESLADGIKRATGVMFAGKVACVAGYGDVGKGCAHSLRSYGARVIVTEIDPINALQAAMEGFQVATMEKAAPQADIFVTATGCMNVVRPEHLKAMKDQAIMCNIGHFDCEIDVAWLEKNPEIKEVNIKPQVDQFVFPDGKKITLLARGRLVNLGCANGHPSFVMSTSFSNQVLAQIALWTETKNYPLGVHVLPKKLDEKVAALHLGKLGVELTQLSKDQAEYLNVPQDGPFKPEHYRY
- a CDS encoding sigma 54-interacting transcriptional regulator, producing MLWEGGTAVREIAEGTSFVIGRAIECDLHVLHPSLSRKHVAVHVGAALTVEDLGSSNGTRVAGRPIPPHVRVGVEHGAVIEAGAVVIVMQRHGGASSPETSGASKTPGLDTERLTQLVANSELSTLLVGETGVGKELMAERIHRGSRRASGPFMRLNCAALTETLLESELFGHERGSFTGAVASKMGLFEAAAGGTVFLDEVGEMPLSTQAKLLRVLENREVLRVGGLEPRPIDVRFVAATNRELPRLVEEGAFRRDLYFRLNGITLTIPPLRERPDAIMPLAREFVARATPKGMSAPRFTPAAEAALQAHTWPGNIRELKNTVERAVVLSQGETIGREHLLVEAPYRPMAPPGPASPSVPAAPDRGDALRTEVADFERAKIVAALEQAGGHQGRAADILGISRRTLVSRLSAYGLTKRRGP
- a CDS encoding serine/threonine protein kinase, with amino-acid sequence MCQWDRSRAGLVDSRLEMERLGRYALFDLLASGGMASVYLGRLAGAAGFSKTVAVKGLHPHLARDPDFKSMFLDEAHLAARIRHPNVASTLDVVSRGDELFIIMEFVHGESLSHLQKASRERGLEVPLPVVSAVINGVLAGLHAAHEATSETGLALGIVHRDVSPQNVIVGADGITRVIDFGVAKAVSRVHSTRGGEIKGKLSYMAPEQINRGEVDRRADVYAVGVVLWEVLTGRRLFVSDDALGVIQHVLTGEVAAPSTLRTLPPTLDALVARAMARSPGERFASALAMADALEAAIPPASPLAVANWVKTLAGERLNAQAARIAELEGIPLKDDGAADAEVIGGAALRTSEILRLSDAATAVTPAAAPGASAARAELVSAPSGSTPSPRPRRWVIAALVATSGAGAFAATRMLARPETVPAEAATLEAQPPSALALTVASSSVDAASPVRLDAAVLGDAAAVMAATSAARAPSGIAPRQKRVKPGCSVPFSIDPQTGVRRYKPECL